A single genomic interval of Peribacillus sp. FSL H8-0477 harbors:
- the sppA gene encoding signal peptide peptidase SppA has product MNGKRWAALGIAAVLFIASMGISLASTLAFTDFSGAVEDLFVSETGFMEEVVEEGSSSDVIAVLDVEGVIEDTGTSTSLLDSATYNHQSFLDKLEMVAEDDSIKGLVLRVNSPGGGVVESAEIYDKIQDIKKTKKPVYVSMGSMAASGGYYISAPADKIFATPETMTGSLGVIMQSINYEKLAKKYGVETVTIKSGEYKDIMSPTREMTEEERVILQDMIDNSYSQFVNIIADGRGMSKEEVRKIADGRVYDGRQAKENQLIDEFGYEEDVIAAMKKDLNIDASAIRYTEDTGFGSLFSMTAQKVMGKDVETAGILKLLSHSNSPRLMYLYAQ; this is encoded by the coding sequence ATGAATGGAAAACGCTGGGCAGCACTAGGAATCGCCGCTGTTTTGTTTATCGCTTCAATGGGAATCAGCTTGGCTAGTACATTAGCATTTACTGATTTTAGCGGAGCTGTTGAAGATTTATTTGTCAGTGAAACAGGTTTTATGGAAGAGGTTGTTGAAGAAGGCAGCAGTTCAGACGTTATCGCTGTACTGGATGTTGAAGGAGTTATTGAAGATACAGGCACTTCTACTTCGCTTTTAGATTCTGCGACGTATAATCATCAGAGTTTCTTAGATAAGCTTGAAATGGTGGCAGAGGATGATTCAATTAAGGGTCTCGTCTTACGTGTTAACTCACCTGGCGGCGGTGTGGTAGAAAGTGCTGAGATATACGATAAAATCCAAGATATTAAAAAGACGAAAAAACCAGTTTATGTGTCTATGGGTTCTATGGCTGCATCTGGAGGATATTATATTTCAGCGCCGGCAGACAAAATTTTTGCAACTCCCGAAACGATGACGGGGTCACTCGGTGTGATTATGCAAAGTATTAACTATGAAAAGTTAGCCAAAAAGTATGGTGTCGAAACGGTGACGATTAAGAGCGGCGAATACAAGGATATTATGAGTCCAACTCGCGAGATGACAGAGGAAGAGCGGGTTATCCTTCAAGATATGATTGACAATTCATACAGCCAGTTCGTGAATATTATTGCGGATGGTCGTGGAATGTCAAAAGAAGAAGTACGTAAGATTGCGGATGGCCGAGTATATGACGGCCGGCAAGCAAAAGAAAACCAATTAATTGATGAATTTGGTTACGAGGAAGATGTTATAGCTGCCATGAAGAAAGATCTTAATATTGATGCATCAGCAATCCGTTATACGGAAGATACAGGATTTGGTTCTTTGTTCAGTATGACAGCACAAAAAGTCATGGGGAAAGATGTTGAAACAGCTGGCATTCTAAAGTTGCTTTCACACTCAAACTCTCCTCGACTAATGTACCTATATGCACAGTAA
- a CDS encoding NAD kinase, whose translation MTNRRNIYFFHQNDPLLIKQVQPLYELAEAYSFTIVSDFQQANIIVSIGDDGTFLQAVRKTGFRDDCLYAGIAMDQLNMYCDFLLEDTSKMIDSISMENIEVRRYPTIEIKLDDQPSFYALNELSIRSSIIKTFVLDVFIDSLHFETFRGDGMIIATPTGSTAYNKSVKGAVVDPTLPCFQVSELASINNNTYRTLDSSFILGPERTLTIQLPESDDYPTFGMDNEALSIKDVKKIQVTLSGKVIKTVKLKDNSFWEKVKRTFL comes from the coding sequence ATGACGAATCGGCGCAATATTTATTTTTTTCATCAAAATGATCCTTTACTTATAAAACAAGTACAACCACTTTATGAATTGGCTGAAGCTTATTCATTCACGATCGTTTCCGACTTCCAGCAAGCAAATATTATTGTCAGTATCGGGGATGATGGAACATTTCTACAAGCTGTTAGAAAAACCGGATTCCGTGATGATTGTTTATACGCCGGTATAGCAATGGATCAATTAAACATGTACTGTGATTTTCTATTGGAAGATACCAGCAAGATGATTGACAGCATATCCATGGAAAATATTGAAGTCCGCCGTTATCCAACCATTGAAATTAAGCTTGATGATCAACCTTCTTTTTATGCCCTTAATGAACTAAGTATACGTTCGTCTATTATTAAAACATTCGTGTTAGATGTCTTCATAGATTCTTTACATTTTGAAACTTTCCGCGGAGACGGAATGATTATCGCTACACCAACTGGAAGTACAGCTTATAATAAATCTGTAAAAGGGGCTGTTGTTGACCCGACTCTTCCGTGTTTTCAAGTAAGTGAACTTGCTTCGATTAATAACAATACATACCGAACGCTCGATTCCTCATTCATATTAGGACCTGAACGTACGCTTACTATCCAATTACCTGAAAGCGACGATTATCCTACCTTTGGAATGGATAACGAAGCACTGAGCATTAAAGATGTGAAAAAAATTCAAGTTACACTAAGCGGAAAAGTAATTAAAACCGTTAAACTAAAAGATAATTCTTTCTGGGAAAAAGTTAAAAGGACATTTTTATAA
- the rarD gene encoding EamA family transporter RarD — MKQQKEGIIYAALSYFIWGLIPIYWKFVQHVSAGEILAHRVLWSFIFMVILLLVIQKWRGFLSFVKEIAYQPKKLAALLTASILVSINWGIFIWAVNSGHILQTSLGYYINPLVSVLLGVVVLKEKLSGAQILSFTLAGIGVLILTLHYGEVPWVALSLAISFGLYGLAKKMIKVDAEIGLTLETMMVTPLAIIFMVYLLITSKPLFFESASTSLLLMGGGIATALPLLFFAKGAQKVPLSMMGILQYIAPTMTLLIGVFMYHEPFTKIHLLSFIFIWSALLIYAASHPIQVKLNNRNKKNRIKFGA; from the coding sequence ATGAAACAGCAAAAAGAAGGAATCATTTATGCAGCACTCTCTTACTTTATATGGGGACTCATTCCAATCTATTGGAAGTTTGTTCAACATGTATCAGCTGGAGAAATTCTTGCACATCGGGTACTTTGGTCTTTTATTTTCATGGTGATCTTATTGTTGGTGATCCAAAAATGGCGAGGATTTCTTTCATTTGTAAAAGAAATAGCCTATCAGCCCAAAAAACTGGCTGCTTTACTGACCGCCTCAATACTCGTCAGTATTAATTGGGGAATCTTTATCTGGGCAGTCAACTCAGGTCATATTCTTCAAACCAGTCTTGGCTACTATATTAACCCGCTTGTGAGTGTGTTATTAGGTGTAGTGGTACTGAAAGAAAAACTAAGCGGTGCACAAATTCTTTCTTTTACTTTAGCAGGAATCGGTGTGCTTATCCTTACCCTGCATTATGGTGAGGTGCCATGGGTTGCACTTTCGCTTGCGATCAGCTTTGGTTTATATGGTCTTGCGAAGAAAATGATTAAAGTCGATGCAGAAATCGGCTTAACCCTTGAAACAATGATGGTTACTCCATTGGCCATTATTTTTATGGTTTATTTGTTAATTACCTCAAAGCCATTGTTTTTTGAATCAGCAAGTACCAGCCTTTTACTAATGGGCGGAGGAATTGCTACCGCACTGCCGCTTTTGTTTTTTGCAAAAGGAGCACAGAAGGTACCACTTTCGATGATGGGGATTTTACAATATATAGCCCCCACTATGACTTTATTAATCGGTGTGTTTATGTATCATGAACCATTTACAAAAATTCATCTGCTTTCATTTATTTTTATCTGGTCTGCATTACTTATTTACGCAGCCTCACATCCAATACAAGTTAAATTAAATAATCGTAACAAGAAAAACAGGATTAAGTTCGGAGCTTAA
- a CDS encoding amidohydrolase produces MGTLWTNGLIYTMEKENARVEAVYTEGDLIMDMGNSAQLKMDYSDRIERDIDLNGQMMIPGLIDSHMHLVGYGELLMRLNLSEMTSRQHVLDAVKEKCEGAPPGKWIVAEGWNENEWDDTELILLDELDEVSPQNPVILKRICRHALVANSLSLKAARDLIKDVPPAGGVIGRYQDGRLNGLFKEEPAMQLITNHIPGIDQEYVESAIKLAIEDCWSKGLTGVHTEDLHYYDGFTSTYQAFINVIEKNSMPLRANLLVHNEEVDEMTANGYSYRDGGTFIKLDAMKIFADGSLGGNTALLSRPYADHPETNGVAMYTQNELAALVRKARSHNLPIAVHTIGDQAFENVISAIEVDPPAEGLRDRLIHAQIMRKDLLERAKLLPVIFDIQPGFVPSDFPWVMDKVGLENSTYNYAWKTFLGNDIHCAGGSDAPIESVNPLLGIHAAVTRKKPFGLDKTVYGPDERLSMFEAVSLYTTGSAYATGEEKKRGKIAKGFLADFSVLTENLFSISEDELLMVEADMTVVGGQIVYQKERK; encoded by the coding sequence GTGGGAACATTATGGACGAATGGACTTATTTATACAATGGAAAAGGAAAATGCTCGGGTCGAGGCAGTATATACCGAGGGTGACCTGATTATGGATATGGGAAACTCAGCTCAATTAAAAATGGACTATTCAGACAGAATAGAGCGAGATATTGATTTAAACGGACAGATGATGATTCCAGGACTGATAGACAGCCATATGCATCTGGTAGGCTACGGTGAGTTGTTAATGCGTCTCAATTTATCAGAAATGACTAGCAGACAGCATGTACTAGATGCTGTTAAAGAAAAATGTGAAGGAGCTCCTCCTGGTAAATGGATTGTGGCCGAAGGATGGAATGAGAACGAATGGGATGATACCGAGTTGATTTTACTAGATGAATTGGACGAAGTTTCACCGCAGAATCCAGTCATCTTAAAACGAATCTGCCGGCACGCATTGGTTGCCAATTCATTAAGCTTAAAGGCTGCAAGGGATTTAATTAAAGACGTACCTCCTGCAGGTGGAGTGATTGGCCGTTATCAAGATGGTCGATTGAATGGTTTGTTTAAAGAGGAACCAGCCATGCAGCTGATTACGAATCATATCCCGGGTATTGACCAGGAATATGTAGAGAGTGCCATCAAACTGGCTATTGAAGATTGTTGGAGCAAAGGGTTAACGGGTGTTCACACAGAAGATCTTCATTACTACGATGGATTTACGTCTACTTATCAGGCATTTATTAATGTCATAGAAAAAAATTCCATGCCGCTCCGTGCGAACCTGCTTGTGCATAACGAAGAGGTCGACGAGATGACAGCTAATGGATACAGCTATCGAGACGGCGGAACATTTATTAAACTGGACGCGATGAAAATTTTTGCAGATGGTTCGCTTGGAGGGAATACAGCTTTATTAAGCAGACCGTATGCAGATCATCCTGAAACCAATGGTGTTGCGATGTATACACAAAATGAGCTTGCCGCTCTTGTCCGAAAAGCACGTTCACACAACCTGCCGATTGCGGTACATACAATCGGAGACCAAGCCTTTGAAAATGTAATAAGCGCTATTGAGGTGGATCCTCCGGCTGAAGGGCTCAGAGATCGTCTCATTCATGCACAGATTATGCGTAAGGATCTCCTGGAAAGAGCGAAATTACTACCAGTCATCTTTGATATTCAACCTGGTTTTGTTCCTTCAGATTTTCCTTGGGTCATGGATAAAGTGGGACTTGAGAATTCCACGTATAACTATGCTTGGAAAACATTTCTCGGTAATGACATTCATTGTGCCGGAGGATCAGATGCACCGATTGAATCGGTTAATCCACTACTAGGCATTCATGCAGCAGTAACGAGAAAAAAACCGTTTGGACTTGATAAGACTGTATATGGCCCTGATGAACGATTATCAATGTTTGAGGCTGTCTCCCTATATACAACGGGCAGTGCTTATGCGACTGGTGAAGAAAAGAAAAGAGGGAAGATTGCTAAAGGTTTCCTGGCAGATTTCTCTGTCCTAACAGAGAATTTATTTTCAATTTCAGAGGATGAACTTTTAATGGTTGAAGCTGATATGACTGTAGTTGGCGGTCAGATTGTTTATCAGAAAGAACGTAAATAA
- the mbcS gene encoding acyl-CoA synthetase MbcS, with translation MKREDLLAPEEYNLVSEIEKHTDRAERIALKWENESGEKKEITYEKLIENVNKAGNVFLQAGLKKGDHVLIIIPRLIEAYEVYIAALKIGLVVIPSSEMLRTKDLRYRVIHGDVKGIISYHDYTPQLDDVEEAKELIKYSVGSKAAGWHHLEEEMKTASSELPMADTLREDMAFLSYTSGTTGNPKGVVHTHGWAYAHLKAAASNWLGAEKDEIVWATAGPGWQKWIWSPLLSILGSGSTGLVYQGKFEPKKYLQLLADYQVNALCCTPTEYRLMAKIDNLSEYHLPALRSAVSAGEPLNREVIDIFNRQFGIVVRDGYGQTENTLLVGVVKGMEIKLGSMGKPIPGNRVEIINEEGTLCEPGVVGDIAVHIETPALFKNYFKDPERTAMQFRGDYYITGDRAKMDEEGYFWFDGRSDDIIISSGYTIGPFEVEDALVKHRFVKECAVVSSPDEIRGQVVKAYIVLQDGINPETPTLVKELQNHVKALTAPYKYPRRIEFVEELPKTTSGKIRRIELREREEAIAKS, from the coding sequence ATGAAACGAGAAGATTTATTAGCTCCGGAAGAATATAACCTTGTATCTGAAATTGAAAAGCATACTGATCGCGCTGAACGGATTGCCTTAAAGTGGGAAAACGAGAGCGGAGAGAAAAAAGAGATTACATATGAAAAGTTAATTGAAAATGTGAATAAAGCTGGAAATGTTTTTCTTCAGGCAGGTCTAAAAAAGGGAGATCATGTATTAATTATTATTCCCCGCTTAATTGAGGCTTACGAAGTATATATTGCAGCCTTGAAAATTGGATTAGTGGTTATTCCAAGTTCTGAGATGTTGAGGACAAAAGATTTACGGTATCGTGTGATTCATGGTGATGTGAAAGGGATTATTAGTTACCATGACTATACTCCGCAACTTGATGACGTAGAAGAAGCAAAGGAACTGATTAAATACTCGGTTGGTTCCAAGGCTGCAGGCTGGCATCATTTAGAGGAAGAGATGAAAACCGCGTCTTCTGAATTGCCAATGGCAGATACACTGAGGGAAGATATGGCGTTTTTATCGTATACATCAGGCACTACTGGTAATCCAAAGGGTGTCGTGCATACCCATGGCTGGGCGTATGCCCATTTAAAGGCAGCTGCATCTAATTGGCTTGGAGCAGAGAAAGATGAAATCGTGTGGGCAACTGCTGGACCTGGCTGGCAGAAATGGATATGGAGTCCGTTATTATCTATACTGGGGTCGGGATCAACGGGGCTTGTGTATCAAGGGAAATTTGAACCTAAAAAATATTTGCAGCTGCTCGCTGATTATCAGGTGAATGCCCTGTGCTGTACGCCGACGGAATATCGTCTTATGGCTAAAATAGATAACTTGTCTGAGTATCACCTGCCAGCTTTGCGCAGTGCAGTTTCCGCTGGAGAACCTTTGAATAGAGAAGTCATCGATATTTTTAACAGGCAATTCGGCATTGTGGTGAGGGATGGCTATGGGCAGACAGAAAATACCTTACTTGTCGGCGTTGTAAAAGGGATGGAGATTAAATTAGGTTCTATGGGTAAACCAATACCAGGGAATAGGGTAGAGATTATCAATGAGGAGGGTACTCTTTGTGAACCGGGAGTTGTCGGGGACATTGCGGTACATATTGAAACACCAGCCCTGTTTAAGAACTATTTCAAAGATCCTGAACGAACTGCCATGCAATTCCGCGGGGACTATTATATTACTGGAGACCGGGCCAAGATGGACGAGGAAGGTTATTTCTGGTTCGATGGGCGAAGCGATGATATTATCATTAGTTCTGGCTATACCATTGGGCCGTTCGAAGTGGAGGATGCACTTGTAAAGCATAGATTTGTAAAGGAATGTGCAGTTGTCTCCAGTCCGGATGAAATACGCGGTCAAGTAGTTAAGGCATATATTGTCCTTCAGGACGGCATCAATCCAGAAACTCCAACACTTGTGAAGGAGCTTCAGAATCATGTAAAAGCCTTGACGGCACCATATAAATATCCGCGTAGGATTGAATTTGTAGAGGAACTGCCAAAAACAACCTCTGGAAAAATCCGCAGGATAGAACTTAGGGAGCGAGAGGAAGCAATCGCGAAATCCTAA
- a CDS encoding alpha/beta-type small acid-soluble spore protein, translating into MANNNSSNDLLVPGVSQALDQMKYEIATEFGVQLGAETTARANGSVGGEITKRLVQMAEQQLGGSQR; encoded by the coding sequence ATGGCGAACAACAACAGTTCAAATGATTTGTTAGTACCTGGCGTATCGCAAGCACTAGATCAAATGAAATACGAAATTGCTACAGAATTTGGTGTACAACTTGGTGCAGAAACAACAGCTCGCGCTAACGGTTCAGTTGGTGGAGAAATTACTAAACGTTTAGTACAAATGGCTGAACAACAATTAGGCGGATCACAAAGATAA
- the thiI gene encoding tRNA uracil 4-sulfurtransferase ThiI, whose amino-acid sequence MEFDHIIIRYGELSTKKRNRKSFVDKMKSHIRWAIKDLKQAKVTSSRDRMYVLLNGEDHLEVIQRIKGVYGIQSLSPALKIGRDIEEVKAASLYYFEQLSKRPETFKITTRRSDKDYPYDTNEMNHLIGGHLLINNDGHLKVDVKNPDFNLRIEIRREAVYLTGEIIEGAGGLPFGSSGKAMLMLSGGIDSPVAGFLSMKRGLEVECIHFYSPPFTSERSKQKVIDLAHKLAEVNGSIKLHIVPFTDIQVLIQKQIPENYTMTSTRRLMLRIADAIREKNEGMAIITGESLGQVASQTLESMFAINEVTNTPILRPLITVDKTEIIAMAREMDTLEISNQPFEDCCTVFTPASPKTKPKREKVNYYEGFVDFEPMIEKAVQDTETLHISGEKQDNMDETIEDLF is encoded by the coding sequence ATGGAATTTGATCATATTATTATCCGTTATGGAGAATTATCTACGAAAAAAAGAAATCGTAAAAGCTTTGTTGATAAAATGAAATCGCATATCCGCTGGGCAATAAAGGATCTTAAACAGGCAAAAGTGACTTCAAGCAGAGACAGAATGTATGTCCTTTTAAATGGAGAGGATCATCTTGAAGTCATCCAGCGAATTAAAGGCGTTTATGGCATTCAATCCTTAAGTCCTGCGCTTAAGATTGGGAGAGATATTGAAGAAGTAAAGGCAGCGTCTCTATATTATTTTGAACAGCTCTCAAAAAGGCCGGAGACATTTAAAATCACCACAAGGAGATCTGATAAGGATTATCCATATGATACGAATGAGATGAATCACCTTATTGGGGGACATCTTTTAATCAATAATGATGGTCACTTAAAAGTGGACGTGAAAAATCCTGACTTTAACCTGCGCATCGAAATACGACGTGAAGCGGTCTATCTAACTGGAGAGATTATTGAAGGTGCAGGTGGTCTTCCATTTGGTTCAAGCGGAAAAGCCATGCTGATGCTTTCTGGAGGAATCGACAGCCCGGTAGCCGGATTCTTATCGATGAAGAGGGGCCTTGAAGTCGAGTGTATTCATTTCTACAGTCCGCCATTTACGAGTGAACGTTCTAAGCAAAAAGTGATTGATTTAGCTCACAAATTAGCGGAAGTAAACGGAAGTATTAAACTTCATATCGTACCGTTTACAGATATTCAAGTGTTGATCCAAAAGCAAATTCCAGAGAATTATACGATGACAAGTACGCGTCGATTAATGCTTCGTATCGCGGATGCGATTAGAGAGAAAAATGAGGGAATGGCAATTATAACCGGTGAAAGTCTTGGTCAGGTGGCCAGTCAGACGCTTGAAAGCATGTTTGCAATCAACGAAGTAACAAATACACCTATCTTACGCCCGCTTATCACAGTGGATAAAACAGAGATAATTGCAATGGCTCGTGAAATGGACACGTTAGAGATATCTAATCAACCGTTTGAGGACTGTTGTACAGTATTCACTCCGGCGAGTCCGAAAACAAAGCCAAAACGAGAAAAGGTTAATTACTACGAAGGATTCGTTGATTTTGAACCAATGATTGAAAAAGCGGTTCAGGACACAGAAACTCTCCATATTAGTGGTGAAAAGCAAGATAATATGGATGAAACAATCGAAGATTTATTTTAA
- a CDS encoding cysteine desulfurase family protein — translation MIYFDNSATTKPYPEVIESFAKVAGEYFGNPSSLHGLGASSERLLQKARKQIADLLNAMPSEIVFTSGGTEGNNLAIKGAVHAAARNGNHIITTEMEHASVLETSRALEQEGFEVTYLPVTKDGSIVLSDLIQAIREDTILVSIMHVNNEIGSIQPIEEIGRYLADFPKIMFHVDHVQGIGKVPLDFNQSHIDLCTMSGHKFHGLKGTGILYVRSHVKLRPLFTGGNQESKLRSGTENVAGIVAMAKALRMTLNKQKQASDIAGIRDYLMNELKKIDGVKINSPESGAPHIVNFSIPGIKSEVFIHALEESGIFASTTSACSSKNKAISETVLAMFHDLSRAESVIRISTSYENNLEEAKAVIQAVIEKMAKLQKVMR, via the coding sequence ATGATTTATTTTGATAATAGCGCAACAACAAAGCCGTATCCTGAAGTGATTGAATCCTTTGCTAAAGTAGCAGGAGAATACTTTGGAAATCCTTCTTCTCTCCATGGACTTGGAGCCAGCTCAGAACGATTACTTCAGAAGGCACGAAAGCAAATTGCTGATCTCCTTAATGCAATGCCTTCGGAGATAGTTTTTACTTCTGGAGGTACAGAAGGTAATAATCTAGCCATAAAAGGGGCCGTTCATGCTGCGGCTAGGAATGGTAATCATATTATTACTACCGAGATGGAGCATGCGTCCGTCCTTGAGACCAGTCGTGCTCTTGAACAAGAAGGATTTGAAGTTACGTACCTGCCAGTTACTAAAGATGGCAGCATCGTATTATCAGACTTAATTCAGGCAATTAGAGAAGATACAATCTTAGTATCCATCATGCATGTGAATAATGAAATAGGATCCATTCAGCCCATTGAAGAGATTGGCCGATATCTGGCAGACTTTCCGAAAATAATGTTTCATGTTGATCATGTCCAAGGAATCGGCAAAGTACCTCTGGATTTTAACCAATCTCACATCGATTTATGTACCATGTCCGGTCATAAATTTCATGGTTTAAAGGGAACAGGAATTCTTTATGTTCGCAGCCATGTAAAATTGAGGCCGTTATTTACTGGAGGGAACCAGGAATCCAAACTTAGAAGTGGAACAGAAAATGTCGCTGGAATCGTTGCTATGGCGAAAGCATTACGTATGACATTAAATAAACAGAAACAAGCTAGCGATATTGCTGGAATTCGTGATTATTTGATGAATGAGCTTAAGAAAATCGACGGAGTTAAGATAAATAGTCCAGAATCAGGGGCTCCTCATATCGTTAATTTTTCGATTCCTGGTATCAAGTCTGAGGTGTTTATCCATGCTTTAGAGGAATCAGGGATATTCGCTTCAACGACCAGTGCTTGTTCATCAAAGAATAAGGCAATTAGTGAAACAGTTTTAGCCATGTTCCATGATTTATCTCGTGCAGAAAGTGTCATTCGGATTAGTACGTCTTATGAGAACAACCTAGAAGAAGCAAAAGCTGTTATACAGGCTGTCATTGAGAAAATGGCAAAACTACAAAAGGTAATGAGGTAG
- the ezrA gene encoding septation ring formation regulator EzrA, translating into MEYILGVIILILALVIWSYLTKKKHFKEIDRLEAWKNEIMTSPVLEELSKVKQLNMTGETEVMFERWRSEWDAIITVHMPDVEELFFDAEEYVDKFRLRRSKEVQQKVSVKLKEIEATIQKILAELDDLVGSEEKNRVEIEEIKEKYRYLKKSLLAHRHTYGNAADRLEALLDEVTGILQQYETATENGNYLNARELVLLIKDKLASVEHKMEMIPDLMAEGLVSLPNQLAELKDGYLDMVNQGYPLEHLQFDKEIFQLEQELEHYKAQIDVAETEEVAKGIQDLNESVNVLYDLLEKEVLSRQYVLENKVKINEQIQILEYENDKQKAETVIVQHSYHLNENELEGQRKLEKHIQSLSKRFRLLSLKIAENASSNSVLGEEMQEIADKIQHLKDEQVIFTGKLQALRKDEMEARETLQELRRKMSETARIISKSNIPGLPEDYKAYLREAKESLADVEDKLEEKPLDMASVQIFLEKTVASVGELLEKTETLIEKMYLAEKVIQYGNRYRSKYPSVAEALRSAEEKFRDYEYEEALNTAATAIDKVEPGSLKRMNADLEHISS; encoded by the coding sequence ATGGAATACATACTTGGTGTGATTATACTTATTTTAGCTTTAGTGATATGGAGTTACCTTACTAAGAAGAAGCATTTTAAAGAAATAGACAGGTTGGAAGCGTGGAAAAACGAGATTATGACCAGCCCAGTACTTGAAGAGCTTTCAAAGGTAAAACAATTGAATATGACCGGAGAAACAGAGGTTATGTTCGAGAGATGGCGTAGTGAATGGGATGCGATAATCACGGTTCATATGCCTGATGTAGAAGAACTATTTTTTGATGCCGAAGAATATGTAGACAAGTTTCGATTAAGACGTTCTAAGGAAGTGCAGCAGAAGGTCTCCGTTAAATTAAAAGAAATTGAAGCGACCATTCAAAAGATTCTCGCAGAATTGGATGACCTTGTTGGCAGTGAAGAAAAGAACCGTGTCGAAATCGAGGAAATTAAGGAAAAATATCGTTATTTAAAGAAATCGCTGCTTGCTCACCGCCATACATATGGAAATGCTGCGGACCGATTAGAAGCACTGCTGGATGAAGTTACAGGTATTCTTCAGCAATATGAAACGGCTACTGAAAACGGAAATTATTTAAATGCTCGGGAGCTTGTTTTATTGATCAAGGACAAGCTGGCAAGTGTGGAACATAAAATGGAAATGATTCCGGATCTTATGGCAGAAGGATTAGTTTCTCTCCCTAATCAATTAGCAGAGCTTAAGGACGGATATTTAGATATGGTAAATCAAGGATATCCCCTTGAACATCTTCAATTTGATAAGGAAATTTTCCAGCTTGAACAAGAATTGGAACATTATAAAGCTCAAATAGATGTGGCAGAAACAGAAGAAGTAGCAAAAGGAATTCAAGATCTGAATGAAAGTGTAAATGTTTTATATGACTTACTTGAAAAAGAGGTTCTTTCAAGACAATACGTCCTCGAAAATAAAGTGAAAATTAACGAGCAAATCCAGATTCTTGAATATGAAAATGATAAGCAGAAGGCAGAAACCGTTATTGTTCAGCATAGTTATCACTTGAATGAAAATGAGCTTGAAGGACAGAGAAAGCTTGAAAAACATATTCAATCGCTTTCGAAACGTTTCCGTCTGCTCTCACTTAAGATAGCTGAGAATGCCTCGTCAAATTCAGTACTTGGTGAAGAAATGCAAGAGATTGCGGATAAAATTCAGCACCTGAAAGATGAACAAGTTATATTCACTGGTAAACTTCAAGCGTTGCGGAAAGATGAGATGGAAGCTCGTGAAACGCTGCAGGAATTAAGGCGGAAGATGAGCGAAACAGCAAGAATTATTTCCAAAAGCAATATTCCAGGTTTACCGGAAGATTATAAAGCGTATCTGAGGGAAGCAAAAGAAAGCTTGGCAGATGTGGAAGATAAACTAGAAGAGAAACCTTTGGATATGGCCTCAGTACAGATTTTCCTTGAGAAGACTGTAGCATCTGTTGGAGAACTTCTCGAAAAAACAGAAACCCTGATTGAAAAGATGTACCTTGCTGAGAAGGTTATCCAATATGGAAATCGCTACCGCAGCAAATATCCTTCTGTAGCTGAAGCTTTAAGATCGGCTGAGGAGAAATTCAGGGATTATGAGTATGAAGAGGCCTTGAATACGGCTGCAACCGCCATTGATAAAGTAGAACCTGGAAGTTTAAAACGAATGAATGCCGATTTAGAGCATATTTCTTCTTAA